A single window of Bacteroidota bacterium DNA harbors:
- a CDS encoding TonB-dependent receptor, whose amino-acid sequence MLQRGLFSFLLLISVYSFAQNKGTLKGVIKDKSTGETLPGATIQLLHNLSIGTVSDIDGNYILELDSGSHAVIFGFVGLKSDTVEVTIFPNQTTNQDVMLKPIAKMLETIVVSSGKFEQKLEELTVSMEVIKPDLIHNKNSTSIESALEQAPGLSIIDNDPQIRGGSGFTFGVGSRVAIVVDGIPLLSGDAGRPEWSYIPIENIEQVEIIKGASSVLYGSSALNGVINVRTAYPRSKPKTIINYSLGQYSIPDKPAQSWYNGSIPGFTNLNFLHSRIVKNNLDLVIGGNLNADQGYIGPPPPAKYIPSDVKNALKVTDTIPTFTNEDMMKLRGRVNFNLRYRFKKIVGLNAGINGNFMASKGNMVLAWMDDSTGIYRGYPGAVFMQNQTLFNVDPFIKYNPGKGVSHSLVTRIFHSDNYISNNQSNRGTMYYGEYQLQRDFKNIDLVFTGGLVGNISSSFAKLYASSGTPNNKIVNASGFIQLDKKLWDVLNVSGGVRYEYFKMNNLQSVVAPIFRAGASLQVLKGTWVRASYGQGFRYPTITERYITTKAGIFGVFPNPDLQPEQSKSFEMGLKQGFRLFGVKGFLDVAGFYQKYKNTIEYLFGAWDPEIAIIGFKFVNTGDSRVRGIDCSLGLTSDEAKKIGIQAMIGYTYIEPVSLTPDSVYARDKSLGGIGQDLSYKSASMDTTDNILKYRFKHMFKADAELKIYGFTVGFSYRYYSRMQNIDRAFESLEVLTSESPYFYPIKATRYWKMHHGFEILDLRIGCKLSKSHKVSFIVNNLLNAAYSLRPMKIEAPRTVSLQYVYTIN is encoded by the coding sequence ATGCTTCAACGCGGATTATTTTCTTTTCTTTTACTTATCTCAGTGTATTCTTTTGCTCAAAACAAAGGAACTTTAAAGGGTGTAATAAAAGATAAATCAACCGGGGAAACCTTACCCGGAGCCACCATACAACTATTACACAATCTTTCGATAGGAACAGTATCTGATATTGATGGGAATTATATCCTCGAATTAGATTCAGGTAGTCACGCTGTTATTTTTGGCTTTGTAGGTTTAAAAAGTGATACCGTTGAGGTAACTATATTTCCTAATCAAACTACGAATCAAGATGTAATGTTAAAGCCTATTGCAAAAATGCTAGAGACTATCGTTGTGTCGAGCGGAAAGTTTGAACAAAAGTTAGAAGAGCTTACTGTTTCCATGGAGGTCATTAAACCGGATTTAATCCATAATAAAAACAGTACAAGTATTGAATCAGCTCTGGAGCAAGCACCCGGACTATCCATCATCGATAATGATCCTCAGATTCGCGGGGGAAGTGGATTTACTTTTGGTGTTGGGAGTCGTGTGGCTATTGTTGTGGATGGAATTCCATTGTTAAGTGGTGATGCAGGCCGTCCTGAATGGAGTTATATTCCAATAGAAAATATTGAGCAAGTTGAAATCATTAAAGGAGCATCTTCTGTTTTGTATGGTTCATCGGCCTTAAATGGTGTGATCAATGTACGCACCGCTTATCCGCGAAGTAAACCTAAAACAATCATAAATTATTCATTAGGACAATATAGCATTCCGGATAAACCTGCACAAAGTTGGTATAATGGTTCTATTCCCGGATTTACGAATTTGAATTTTTTGCACTCACGTATTGTGAAGAATAATTTGGATTTGGTTATTGGTGGAAATTTAAATGCTGATCAAGGCTATATTGGTCCGCCGCCCCCTGCAAAATACATTCCATCTGATGTAAAGAATGCTTTAAAAGTAACAGATACAATTCCAACTTTTACCAATGAGGATATGATGAAACTAAGAGGACGTGTTAATTTTAATTTGCGTTATCGTTTCAAAAAAATAGTTGGACTCAATGCCGGCATTAACGGAAATTTCATGGCCAGTAAAGGTAATATGGTATTAGCATGGATGGATGATTCAACGGGAATTTACAGAGGTTACCCCGGTGCTGTGTTTATGCAAAACCAAACCTTGTTTAATGTGGACCCATTTATAAAGTATAATCCAGGAAAAGGAGTAAGTCATAGTTTAGTGACTCGTATTTTTCATTCGGATAATTATATTTCCAATAATCAATCCAATCGCGGCACCATGTATTATGGCGAATATCAATTGCAGCGCGATTTTAAAAACATTGATTTAGTATTTACCGGCGGATTAGTAGGAAATATATCTTCTTCCTTCGCGAAATTATATGCTTCAAGTGGTACGCCCAATAACAAAATCGTTAATGCTTCGGGTTTTATTCAATTAGATAAAAAATTGTGGGATGTATTGAACGTTTCCGGTGGTGTGCGCTATGAGTATTTTAAAATGAATAACCTCCAAAGTGTAGTAGCTCCAATTTTTAGAGCAGGCGCCAGCTTACAGGTATTAAAAGGAACATGGGTGCGCGCGTCATACGGACAAGGTTTTCGTTACCCTACTATTACAGAGCGTTATATTACAACAAAGGCCGGGATTTTTGGTGTGTTTCCAAATCCGGATTTGCAACCTGAGCAAAGTAAAAGTTTTGAAATGGGATTGAAACAAGGATTTAGATTATTTGGTGTAAAAGGATTTTTGGATGTGGCCGGATTTTATCAGAAATATAAAAATACCATTGAATATTTGTTTGGTGCCTGGGATCCTGAAATCGCCATCATTGGATTTAAATTTGTAAACACGGGGGATTCACGTGTAAGAGGTATCGATTGCTCTTTAGGTTTGACAAGTGATGAAGCTAAAAAAATCGGCATTCAGGCTATGATAGGATACACATACATTGAACCGGTAAGTTTAACTCCGGATAGTGTTTACGCAAGAGATAAATCACTTGGAGGTATTGGTCAGGATTTGAGTTACAAAAGTGCCAGTATGGATACGACCGATAATATTTTAAAGTATCGTTTCAAGCATATGTTTAAAGCAGATGCTGAACTGAAAATTTATGGATTTACAGTAGGGTTTAGTTACCGTTATTATAGTCGTATGCAAAATATTGACAGAGCTTTTGAAAGTTTGGAAGTGCTTACATCCGAGAGTCCTTATTTTTACCCAATCAAAGCAACCCGCTATTGGAAAATGCATCACGGATTTGAAATTTTGGATTTACGTATTGGTTGTAAATTAAGCAAGAGTCATAAAGTATCATTTATCGTTAACAATCTGTTAAACGCTGCTTATTCGTTACGCCCAATGAAAATTGAGGCCCCGCGTACGGTTTCTCTTCAGTACGTTTATACCATTAATTAA
- a CDS encoding HDIG domain-containing protein: MLTWLLPSDKRISEKTLYTLNFWPYEDLHAEFVFDFKKSAIEIENEKQKLLKESPLYFRLSLEERNNNLRMLDELMKSSGSSKKYVLIQQVLDSVYARGVIERVEGADTSSVIFVIINGIAEQNSRFDFFTIQEAIRYFNQKLSSEADKDELIQECIKHLALTVRYDKALTEKSKADAVTGISHIKSTFLPGDLLVKQMESLSSEKKALLLSYLQASKQITQSNFYNFSGRFIISAMLFGILMLYLAFFRRNIFGQNKQISFIYLVVILSAVISSIVSTYGTLFFWSLPFALIPVLIRIFFDSRTALFTFLITILFSSFFANDKFQFVFIQLIVGMGTVFSVVQMRRRKELLTSALVVFVFYLFAFIAFHLVNGNEKVLLQKTLYLPIIISSLLILLAYPFVFLAEKVFGFVSDFTLMELCDLNTPLLRELSLKVPGTFQHSLQVANLAEEAIFHIGGNALLVRAGAMYHDIGKMENSRYFTENQVGEINPHTEILPEESAKIIISHVIKGIEIAKKNNLPESVIDFIRTHHGTTTAGFFLNNFKKEHKGELVNEDDFRYPGPIPFSKETAVLMMADGVEAASRSLKKYDALAINELVDRIIEYKISENQLINAEITFKDINLVKKIFKKRLMNMYHVRIEYPR, translated from the coding sequence TTGTTAACGTGGTTGCTTCCTTCCGATAAACGTATTTCAGAAAAGACCCTGTACACTCTTAACTTTTGGCCTTATGAAGATTTGCATGCGGAGTTTGTTTTTGATTTTAAAAAGTCAGCGATTGAAATTGAAAACGAAAAACAAAAATTACTGAAGGAATCTCCATTGTATTTCAGACTTTCATTAGAAGAAAGAAATAACAATCTTAGAATGTTGGATGAATTGATGAAGTCATCCGGTTCTTCTAAAAAATATGTTCTTATACAGCAAGTATTGGATTCGGTTTATGCCAGGGGAGTAATTGAAAGAGTGGAAGGAGCCGATACTTCATCGGTCATATTTGTTATTATTAACGGAATTGCTGAACAAAATTCCCGTTTCGACTTCTTTACCATTCAGGAGGCCATCAGGTACTTCAATCAAAAATTATCAAGTGAAGCAGATAAAGATGAATTAATTCAGGAGTGTATAAAGCATCTTGCCTTAACAGTTCGTTACGATAAAGCTTTAACAGAAAAAAGTAAAGCGGATGCGGTAACAGGAATTTCTCATATAAAGTCCACATTTCTTCCGGGTGATTTATTGGTGAAACAAATGGAAAGCCTTTCTTCTGAAAAGAAGGCATTGTTACTTTCATATTTGCAGGCGTCAAAACAAATTACGCAGAGCAATTTTTATAATTTTTCAGGAAGGTTTATTATATCCGCAATGTTATTTGGAATACTGATGTTGTACCTCGCGTTTTTCAGAAGAAATATATTCGGACAAAACAAGCAAATCAGTTTCATTTATTTAGTGGTGATTTTATCCGCTGTTATTTCATCCATCGTTTCTACCTATGGTACTTTGTTTTTTTGGTCGTTGCCTTTCGCGTTAATACCTGTTTTAATCCGAATATTTTTTGACAGCCGAACAGCCTTGTTTACTTTTTTAATTACCATTTTGTTTTCGTCTTTTTTCGCCAACGATAAATTTCAATTTGTATTTATACAGTTAATTGTTGGTATGGGCACCGTATTTAGCGTTGTTCAAATGCGAAGGAGAAAAGAACTCTTAACTTCGGCATTGGTTGTGTTTGTGTTTTATCTTTTCGCATTCATCGCCTTCCATTTAGTTAACGGTAATGAAAAAGTTCTCCTTCAAAAAACGTTGTACCTTCCAATAATAATAAGTTCGCTATTGATTTTATTAGCTTATCCGTTTGTGTTTTTAGCGGAGAAAGTATTTGGCTTTGTGTCAGATTTTACATTGATGGAATTGTGTGATTTAAATACGCCTCTGCTTCGTGAATTATCTTTAAAAGTTCCCGGCACTTTCCAGCACTCTTTGCAGGTGGCTAATTTAGCGGAGGAAGCTATTTTTCATATCGGAGGAAATGCTTTGTTGGTGCGCGCAGGAGCTATGTACCATGATATAGGTAAAATGGAAAACTCCAGATATTTCACCGAAAATCAAGTTGGAGAAATCAATCCTCATACCGAAATTTTACCGGAAGAGAGTGCGAAAATCATCATCTCACACGTCATCAAAGGCATTGAGATTGCGAAAAAAAATAATTTGCCTGAATCGGTTATTGATTTTATACGCACCCATCATGGTACTACTACAGCGGGTTTTTTCTTAAATAACTTTAAAAAAGAGCATAAGGGCGAGCTGGTAAATGAGGATGATTTTAGGTATCCCGGCCCCATTCCGTTTAGCAAAGAAACAGCTGTTTTAATGATGGCGGATGGGGTAGAAGCAGCTTCCAGGTCGCTGAAAAAATACGATGCTTTGGCCATAAACGAGCTGGTTGACAGGATTATAGAGTATAAGATCAGCGAGAATCAGTTAATTAATGCGGAGATTACCTTTAAGGACATCAATCTGGTGAAAAAGATCTTTAAAAAGCGTCTGATGAACATGTATCACGTTCGGATTGAATATCCAAGGTAA
- a CDS encoding polysaccharide biosynthesis/export family protein → MRKLLLLIPVLLLGLSSCKIMRSNLMLQTKKDYPYDKLSDSLTLLDYKIAPNDMLQYRVFTNDGFKLLDLANQMNVVFRNDLDVLVESDGNVKMPMLGYTKLAGLTIREAEALLQEKYSDVYVKPFVTIRVTNKRVIVFPGNNGVAKVLPLANNNTTVMEAIALAGGITEDGKAYKVKLIRNYKNVKPQVFLMDLSKIEGLASANTIVLANDIIYVEPRYRLARTLVSELTPIVTLVSTTVLLYSLFAK, encoded by the coding sequence ATGCGTAAACTCTTACTACTGATTCCTGTGCTTTTACTGGGCTTATCTTCCTGCAAAATTATGCGGTCGAATTTAATGTTACAGACTAAAAAGGATTATCCTTACGATAAACTGTCAGATTCTCTGACCTTGTTAGATTATAAAATTGCCCCGAACGACATGTTGCAATATCGTGTTTTTACGAACGATGGTTTCAAGCTATTAGACTTAGCCAATCAAATGAATGTGGTTTTTCGAAATGATTTAGACGTTTTGGTGGAGAGTGATGGTAATGTGAAAATGCCAATGTTAGGATATACAAAACTGGCAGGCTTAACCATTCGTGAGGCAGAGGCTTTGCTACAAGAAAAATATTCGGATGTTTATGTAAAACCGTTTGTTACGATTCGAGTAACAAATAAGCGCGTTATTGTTTTTCCCGGTAACAACGGAGTTGCTAAAGTGTTGCCTTTAGCGAATAACAATACAACAGTTATGGAAGCGATTGCACTAGCCGGTGGTATTACTGAAGATGGTAAAGCTTACAAGGTTAAATTGATTCGAAATTATAAAAATGTGAAGCCACAGGTTTTTTTAATGGATTTGTCTAAAATAGAAGGTTTGGCTTCTGCTAATACAATTGTGTTGGCTAATGATATAATCTATGTTGAACCTCGCTATCGTTTGGCAAGAACATTGGTGAGCGAATTAACACCAATTGTAACGCTTGTTTCAACCACCGTTTTATTATATAGTTTATTTGCCAAATAA
- a CDS encoding polysaccharide biosynthesis tyrosine autokinase produces the protein MLNAKVDSEVDRYKERVERFSSSIDFSLFLYLLLKSKYVIVAFFVIIFSLAFLYLRYSQPIYESKSKIQIISDNTASKVLQFGQVEANGNKIAEAIEQIRSKVFLKRVVEKLAIEVSYFTEGTFKSNELYTASPYFAKVNLKKPYLQGVKQQVDFKDDLSGGKITYMNGATPVSIEFKTGAWLKTKDFDVNIYLNPEFETSQIRSILNGNKSYFIVKSSDEVTAELQTKLETRVLSELAMTVLLMVKDVNPEKSKDIVNAICSEFLDFDREHKSESSLNILKFIDDQLAEVYNELKLAETKLETFKKDKNINNNEVILSSNLLRYGNLEEQLMRVEMEEKILDQIQKNITSNKNIDVYQLVSMLAGTEEESMVKDIVENIQKLLVEKENMLYAVTPNSENIKQVNYQIEIQKDLLLKSLDAVRLKYKTRYKNLLEKSVDYKAKFDQNPEDEVELSRLMRVYSISEKYYTMLLEKKTEFSISKAGFVSKNIILETAVNKGSIVSPNKKNTVYISIVSFLALSLLLVIIQYFLHDKISSLNEVIRHTSANINTLGIVPKFDKNIPVSQLIIDKSPKSLIAESFRAIRSNLQFINNEPGPKIISITSTISGEGKTFVAINIAGILAFSGKKTIIIDLDMRKPKIHRGFEVDNNKGMSTILTHMTEIDECIRDSNLPLLKYITAGPIPPNPSELIMSDTLKEVINYLKTKFDYVIVDNPPVGLVTDGLTTLQMADYPIYVFRADYSKRSFAQIIDRLKNENKIQHLSIVLNGVDLKKNIYGYNYGYGYGYGYGYTYGSGYYGDDIVKKKRKFLSKKDGAN, from the coding sequence ATGCTAAATGCAAAGGTAGATAGCGAAGTTGACCGTTACAAAGAGCGGGTTGAAAGATTCAGTAGCAGTATTGACTTTAGTCTCTTTTTGTACTTACTGCTTAAAAGTAAATATGTCATTGTCGCTTTTTTTGTTATCATTTTCTCATTAGCCTTTCTTTATTTGAGATATAGTCAGCCAATCTATGAGTCAAAATCAAAGATTCAAATTATAAGTGATAATACAGCTTCAAAGGTTTTACAATTCGGACAGGTAGAGGCTAACGGAAATAAAATTGCGGAAGCCATTGAACAAATTCGTTCGAAGGTGTTTTTGAAACGCGTTGTGGAAAAACTAGCAATCGAAGTAAGTTATTTTACGGAAGGAACATTTAAGAGCAATGAGCTTTATACAGCGTCACCTTACTTTGCAAAAGTCAACCTTAAAAAACCGTATTTGCAAGGCGTAAAGCAACAAGTAGATTTTAAAGATGATTTATCCGGAGGTAAAATTACTTACATGAATGGCGCAACACCGGTGAGCATTGAGTTTAAAACCGGAGCATGGCTTAAGACAAAAGACTTTGATGTTAATATTTATCTTAATCCTGAATTTGAGACTTCTCAAATCAGATCAATTCTTAATGGCAATAAATCATATTTTATTGTCAAAAGTTCCGATGAAGTAACAGCCGAATTACAAACCAAACTTGAAACCCGCGTATTAAGTGAGTTAGCAATGACAGTTTTATTGATGGTGAAGGACGTTAATCCCGAAAAATCAAAAGATATTGTTAATGCTATTTGCAGCGAATTTTTAGATTTCGACCGCGAACATAAAAGTGAAAGCTCACTGAATATTTTAAAATTCATTGATGATCAGTTGGCAGAAGTATACAATGAACTTAAATTGGCTGAAACTAAATTGGAAACCTTTAAAAAGGATAAAAACATTAATAATAATGAAGTTATATTAAGTTCAAACCTGCTTAGATACGGAAATCTTGAAGAGCAATTAATGCGTGTTGAAATGGAAGAGAAGATTCTGGATCAGATTCAGAAAAATATCACTTCAAACAAAAATATCGATGTGTATCAACTCGTATCGATGTTGGCAGGAACTGAAGAGGAAAGTATGGTGAAGGATATTGTTGAGAATATTCAAAAGCTATTAGTGGAAAAGGAAAACATGCTTTATGCGGTTACACCAAATTCCGAAAACATAAAACAGGTAAATTATCAAATCGAAATTCAAAAAGACTTACTTTTAAAGAGTTTGGATGCTGTTCGATTGAAATATAAAACACGTTACAAAAATCTATTAGAGAAGTCAGTCGATTACAAGGCCAAATTTGATCAGAATCCTGAAGATGAAGTAGAGTTGTCTCGATTAATGCGTGTTTATTCAATTAGCGAGAAGTATTACACCATGCTATTGGAAAAGAAAACAGAGTTCTCTATTTCTAAAGCAGGATTTGTTTCTAAAAATATTATTTTGGAAACGGCTGTAAATAAAGGCTCCATTGTGTCTCCAAATAAAAAGAACACAGTTTATATTTCAATCGTTTCTTTTCTTGCTCTTAGTTTACTTCTTGTAATTATACAATATTTCTTGCATGATAAAATTTCTTCTTTAAATGAAGTAATTCGTCATACCAGCGCAAATATCAATACACTCGGTATAGTGCCTAAATTTGATAAAAACATTCCCGTATCGCAGCTAATCATCGATAAAAGTCCGAAATCATTGATTGCCGAATCATTCCGAGCTATTCGCTCTAATTTGCAGTTTATTAATAATGAACCCGGACCAAAAATTATTTCCATTACCTCCACTATTTCCGGAGAAGGAAAAACGTTTGTGGCTATTAATATCGCAGGTATTTTAGCCTTCTCCGGTAAAAAAACAATTATTATCGACTTGGATATGCGTAAACCAAAAATCCATCGTGGATTTGAGGTGGATAATAATAAAGGTATGAGTACTATCTTAACTCACATGACTGAAATCGATGAGTGTATCCGTGATAGCAATTTACCTTTATTAAAATATATTACTGCCGGACCCATCCCTCCAAATCCATCCGAATTAATAATGAGTGATACCCTTAAGGAAGTGATTAATTACTTGAAAACGAAATTCGACTATGTGATTGTAGATAACCCTCCGGTAGGTTTGGTTACCGATGGTTTAACAACTTTGCAAATGGCAGACTATCCTATTTATGTTTTCAGAGCTGATTATTCAAAGCGTTCTTTTGCGCAAATCATTGACAGATTAAAAAACGAAAACAAGATTCAACATTTATCCATTGTTCTTAATGGTGTGGATTTAAAGAAAAATATTTACGGATATAATTACGGCTATGGCTATGGTTATGGCTATGGATACACATACGGATCGGGTTATTACGGTGATGATATTGTAAAAAAGAAAAGAAAATTTTTAAGTAAAAAAGATGGAGCTAATTAA
- the rfbC gene encoding dTDP-4-dehydrorhamnose 3,5-epimerase produces MELINTGISDLWVIKPKVFADARGYFFESYNKELFASNGLNLNFVQDNQSLSHKGVLRGLHFQNPPYAQGKLVRVITGAVYDVAVDIRKNSPTYGKYFGAELSEENKLMMYIPEGFAHGFLTLRDNTVFSYKCTNLYNKASEDCIKWDDKTIGIKWNVENPLLSEKDLNGKEFASYISQF; encoded by the coding sequence ATGGAGCTAATTAATACAGGCATAAGCGACTTATGGGTAATAAAACCTAAAGTGTTTGCAGATGCCCGCGGTTACTTTTTTGAGAGCTATAATAAAGAGTTATTTGCCTCTAACGGACTCAATTTAAATTTTGTTCAGGATAATCAATCATTGTCGCACAAAGGCGTTTTGCGTGGACTCCATTTTCAAAATCCACCGTATGCACAAGGCAAATTAGTGCGCGTTATTACAGGAGCAGTGTATGATGTGGCAGTTGATATTCGTAAAAACTCACCAACCTACGGTAAATATTTTGGTGCTGAACTAAGTGAAGAAAACAAACTTATGATGTACATTCCCGAAGGTTTTGCTCACGGTTTTTTAACCTTACGCGATAACACCGTTTTTTCTTATAAGTGTACGAATCTTTATAACAAGGCTTCAGAAGATTGTATTAAATGGGACGATAAAACAATTGGAATTAAATGGAATGTAGAAAACCCGCTACTTTCTGAAAAGGACCTTAATGGAAAAGAATTCGCCTCGTATATAAGTCAATTTTGA
- a CDS encoding undecaprenyl/decaprenyl-phosphate alpha-N-acetylglucosaminyl 1-phosphate transferase — protein MIEFLDNTPLVLTVFFFICFIFSVLINSLLLKFSQTLGVRGKQINQVRWNPNIKPSLGGISFFVVFLFSYIFLNLLETLDTGYRVRLTGLLAACTMAFLMGLADDAFNTQPLLKFITQITCALVLLFTGTYIKIFDNEVFNYVITIIWMVGIMNSINMLDNMDGITTIISISICTFVIFLNIALNQTLHPFSILAIGVVSSLLGFLIYNFHPSKMFMGDTGSQFLGAFLGAISIHFCWNVYPNNLIQADDYFYHFVIVGLVFLLPLVDTTTVVINRTLRGASPFVGGKDHTTHHLFFRGITEKKIAILYLFLSIVGIIIAYNLVLTYTATLFYTGIAFVALVFAGLYLNTIIKRK, from the coding sequence ATGATTGAATTCTTAGATAATACACCTTTAGTACTAACAGTATTCTTTTTTATCTGTTTCATTTTTTCTGTTCTTATTAATAGCCTGCTTCTAAAATTTTCTCAAACGTTAGGAGTACGCGGTAAGCAGATTAATCAGGTACGATGGAATCCAAATATCAAACCATCACTTGGAGGTATTTCCTTTTTTGTGGTTTTCCTTTTCTCTTACATATTTCTAAATCTTCTCGAAACACTGGATACGGGTTACCGAGTTCGTTTAACAGGATTGCTTGCGGCTTGTACCATGGCCTTCTTGATGGGATTGGCCGACGACGCATTTAATACACAACCATTATTAAAGTTCATCACTCAAATCACATGCGCGCTGGTGCTGCTATTTACAGGTACCTATATTAAGATTTTCGACAACGAAGTTTTTAATTACGTCATTACCATTATTTGGATGGTGGGTATTATGAATTCAATAAATATGCTGGATAATATGGATGGAATAACAACCATCATTTCAATCAGTATATGCACTTTTGTAATCTTTCTTAATATTGCCCTTAATCAAACCTTACATCCCTTTTCTATTTTAGCTATTGGTGTTGTTTCTTCCTTATTAGGCTTTCTGATCTACAATTTTCACCCCTCTAAAATGTTTATGGGCGATACCGGTTCACAATTTCTTGGCGCATTCTTAGGTGCCATATCCATTCACTTCTGCTGGAATGTTTATCCGAATAATCTTATTCAGGCCGATGATTATTTTTATCACTTTGTAATTGTGGGCTTGGTGTTTTTACTTCCATTAGTAGATACAACTACCGTAGTGATTAACCGTACTTTACGCGGAGCATCTCCCTTTGTTGGCGGCAAAGATCATACCACTCACCATCTTTTTTTTAGGGGTATAACCGAAAAAAAAATAGCAATTTTGTATCTTTTTCTGTCAATTGTCGGTATAATAATAGCATATAACCTGGTATTAACTTATACAGCCACGCTGTTCTATACCGGTATTGCTTTTGTTGCGTTAGTATTTGCGGGGCTGTATCTGAATACCATAATTAAACGTAAGTGA
- a CDS encoding transglycosylase SLT domain-containing protein translates to MITRYSQSFINYLKSNYWRIIIALVLVFALHITVKYLKSPEDSITFNYPSYTNYNFSAFGLNIPRNLSFCGEKIPTNDYALRDNLEKEFFKNKQWKRSAGYLYSKAQKWFPYIEPILKQEGVPDDFKYVAVIESHLSNARSSQGAAGFWQLVPATARNYGLIVNDNVDERLDVEKSTRVACKLIKDAYKIFNNWTLCAAAYNLGIGGIQRALAKQKSNNYYDLLLNKETGSFVYRILAYKTLFSDPKHFGVKRKTMKYLPKIPVKVIKIDTAISDISDFAKVIKCNTAIVKLFNPWLLNDYLDNPNGHTFEFKIPKKLNADYSNYYADLLEQNKPEEEDSDTLSSSESETNKEIKAEEGVEILHNFSEGEKLKELAEIYGVTVVNILNWNNLKSEKDIQPGQLLTIRTKKEIKSEKQE, encoded by the coding sequence GTGATTACACGGTATTCACAATCATTCATTAATTACTTAAAAAGTAATTACTGGCGAATTATCATCGCTCTGGTGCTTGTTTTTGCCTTACATATTACTGTTAAATATTTAAAGTCTCCCGAGGATTCCATTACTTTTAACTATCCTTCCTACACCAATTATAATTTCAGTGCATTTGGATTAAATATCCCGCGCAATCTTTCTTTTTGTGGCGAAAAAATTCCAACCAACGATTATGCTCTGCGCGATAATCTGGAAAAGGAATTTTTCAAAAACAAACAATGGAAAAGAAGTGCCGGTTACCTTTACAGTAAAGCACAGAAGTGGTTTCCTTACATTGAGCCTATTTTAAAACAAGAAGGTGTACCCGATGATTTTAAATATGTAGCCGTTATTGAAAGTCATCTCTCAAATGCCCGCTCTTCACAAGGGGCTGCCGGATTTTGGCAATTAGTGCCTGCCACTGCCCGTAATTATGGATTAATCGTGAATGATAATGTGGATGAAAGATTAGATGTGGAGAAATCGACGCGGGTGGCCTGTAAGCTGATTAAAGATGCGTATAAAATTTTTAATAACTGGACTCTCTGCGCAGCAGCATATAATTTGGGCATCGGCGGTATACAACGCGCTCTGGCGAAACAAAAAAGTAATAATTATTACGACCTGTTACTGAACAAAGAAACAGGAAGCTTTGTTTACCGAATACTGGCTTATAAAACGCTTTTCTCCGACCCCAAACATTTTGGTGTAAAAAGAAAAACAATGAAGTATTTGCCAAAAATACCGGTTAAAGTAATAAAAATAGATACAGCCATCAGTGATATCAGCGACTTTGCTAAAGTAATTAAATGTAATACGGCAATTGTTAAATTATTTAATCCTTGGTTGTTAAATGATTATCTCGATAACCCAAACGGACATACATTTGAGTTTAAAATTCCTAAAAAGTTGAATGCAGATTATTCAAATTATTATGCAGATTTGTTAGAACAAAATAAACCCGAGGAAGAGGACTCTGATACTTTATCTTCTTCCGAAAGTGAAACAAATAAAGAAATTAAAGCTGAAGAGGGTGTTGAAATTCTACACAACTTCAGCGAAGGTGAAAAATTAAAAGAGTTAGCGGAGATATACGGTGTTACCGTGGTGAATATTTTAAACTGGAATAATTTAAAAAGCGAGAAAGACATTCAACCCGGACAACTCCTAACCATTCGCACTAAGAAGGAGATTAAGAGTGAAAAACAAGAATGA